A stretch of DNA from Anaerolineae bacterium:
AAGCACTTGAGCAACTCGGGATGCAGGCCGTGGATGCCCACCTGATAGGCGGCCTCCTGGCCCGCCTGCTCGATCTGCTCTTCCACCTCCTCCCGCGCCTTCTCCACCAGCCGTTCTATCCGGGCGGGGTGGATGCGCCCATCCTGCACCAGCTGCTGCAGCGCCAACCGGGCGATCTCCCGCCGCACCGGATCGAAGCTGGAGATGGTGACCGCCTCCGGGGTGTCGTCCACCACCAGGTCCACCCCGGTGATGCTCTCGATGGCGCGGATGTTGCGCCCCCCGCGCCCAATGATGCGTCCCTTCATGTCGTCGGAAGGCAGCTCCACCGAGGCTACGGTCGAATCCGCCACTTGATCGGCAGCGCAGCGCTGGATGGCCAGCCCGATGATCTGGCGCGCCTCGCGCTCCGCCTCCTCTCGTGCCTGGGCCTCGATCTCTCGGATGAGCCGAGCGGCGTCCTGCCGGCAGCCCTCGGCCACCTGCTCGAGGTAGATCTGGCGTGCTTCCTCTTGCGTCAGGTTGGCGATCCGCTGCAGCTCCCGCTGTCTCTCCTCCTCTAGCCTGGAGAGCTCGCTCGCCTGCTTGTCGAGCCGGCTCTGCCGCTGATCTAGCCGGCGGCTGCGCTCTTCGAGAGCCTCCTGCTTCTGATCCAGGCTCTCGGAGCGTCGTCGAAGGCGATCGTCGTACGCCTGCAGCTCGCGCCTAGCTTTCTGCTCCTCCTTTTCCGCCTCATCCCGGATGGCGAGAGCTTCATCTCGGGCACGAAGCACTATCTCCCGCGCCTCCGCCCGAGCTGTCTCCAAGATACGCTCGGCC
This window harbors:
- the rny gene encoding ribonuclease Y; its protein translation is MNVMLWVAWIAVTVAALLGGVAAGYWYCRYRARQRAITAQDEAERILETARAEAREIVLRARDEALAIRDEAEKEEQKARRELQAYDDRLRRRSESLDQKQEALEERSRRLDQRQSRLDKQASELSRLEEERQRELQRIANLTQEEARQIYLEQVAEGCRQDAARLIREIEAQAREEAEREARQIIGLAIQRCAADQVADSTVASVELPSDDMKGRIIGRGGRNIRAIESITGVDLVVDDTPEAVTISSFDPVRREIARLALQQLVQDGRIHPARIERLVEKAREEVEEQIEQAGQEAAYQVGIHGLHPELLKCLGRLRFRTSYGQNVLNHSVETALLAGMMAGELGADVQLAKLGGLLHDIGKATDHEVDGPHAAIGGDIARRFNMPPLVLNCILAHHGEEEPQCLEAILVEAADAISGARPGARREALETYIKRVRALEDLANSFKGVAQSYAIQAGREVRIVVKPEEVDDLAAIELAKDVARSVEENLQYPGQIKVTIIRETRAVDYAR